From the Streptomyces sp. NBC_00654 genome, the window CCGCCCCCGGCTCGGTGAGGACCAGCTGCAGCCCCTCGCGCCGGGCCAGCCCACGCTCCTCCAACTGACGCGCCGCCTCACTGATCACCCTGAGCGGCACCGGCGCGATGTCGGCGAGCCGGGCGGGTTCGACGGTGCCGTGCCGCCTGATCCGCAGCAGCAGCCAGCTGGCCGCGGGCAGCAGGTCGTAGCCCGCCCTCTCGGTGATCTTCACGTAGATCTCGCGGCGCCCCTCCCTGGTGGCGAGCACGGAGAGGGCGCGGGCGCATTCGTCGTACGAGGAGCGCTCCACGGGGTTCGACGCCAGGGTCTGGCTGGTGTCGGGGGCGGTCACCGAGCCGCGCAGCTTGTCCTCCTTGAGGAACCAGGCGAGGACGAAGGCGACCAGGACGACGGGAGCCGCGTACAGGAAGACATCGGTGATCGACGTCGAGTACGCGCTGAGGATCGAGGGGCGCAGATCGGCGGGCAGCTGACCGATGGCCCGGGGGTCGGCCGCCAGCCGGTCGGCATCGACACCCGGCGGCAGTGAGCGGCCTTCGAGGGCGCTGCTGAGTTTGCCGGTGAGCCGGTTGGTGAAGACGGTGCCGAAGATGGCCACGCCGAACGAGGCGCCGATGGAGCGGAAGAAGGTCGCGCCGGAGGTGGCGACGCCCAGATCCTCGTACGTCACGGCGTTCTGCACGACCAGCACGAGGACCTGCATCACCAGGCCGAGCCCGGCCCCGAAGACGAAGAAGTAGACGCTCATCTCCCAGGTGGAGCTGGTCTCGTCGAGGCGGTGGAGCAGCAGCAGACCGATCGCGGTGAGGAAGGTGCCCGCGACGGGGAAGACCTTCCAGCGGCCGGTGCGGCTGACGAGCTGTCCCGAGCCGGTCGAGGTGATCAGCATGCCGAACACCATGGGCAGCATGTGCACACCCGACATCGTCGGGGTGATGCCGTGCACCACTTGGAGGAATGTCGGCAGGTAGGTCATCGCGCCGAACATCGCGAAGCCGACGACGAAGCTGATGAGGGCGACGAGGCTGAAGGTCCTGATCCGGAAGAGCTTCAGCGGCAGTACGGGCTCCGCGGCGCGGCGCTCGACCGCGATGAAGGCGATGAGCAGCAGCACGGCCAGTACGGCGAGGGAGATGATCTGCGCCGATCCCCAGGCCCAGGTGGTGCCGCCGAGGGAGGCGACGAGGACCAGGCAGGTGGCGACGGAGGCGATGAGGAAGGTGCCGAGGTAGTCGATCGTGTGCTTGGACTGACGTACCGGGATGTGCAGGACGGCGGCGATGACGACGAGTGCGACGACGCCGATCGGCAGGTTGATGTAGAAGACCCAGCGCCAGCTGAGGTGTTCGGTGAAGAAGCCGCCGAGGAGCGGCCCGAGCACGCTCGTCACACCGAAGACCGCACCGAACAGGCCCTGGTACTTGCCGCGTTCGCGCGGCGAGACGATGTCACCGACGATCGCCATCGACAGCACCATCAGCCCGCCGCCGCCGAGGCCCTGGAGGGCCCGGAAGCCGATCAGCTGAGGCATGTTCTGTGCGAGGCCGCAGAGTGCGGAGCCGACGAGGAAGATGACGATGGCGGTCTGGAACAGTTTCTTGCGCCCGTACTGGTCGCCGAGCTTGCCCCAGAGGGGGGTCGCCGCGGTCGCCGCCAGCATGTAGGCGGTGACGACCCAGGACAGATGGTCCATGCCTCCGAGGTCGCTGACGATCGTCGGCAGCGCCGTGGAGACGATGGTCTGATCGAGTGCGGCGAGCAGCATGCCGAGCAGCAGTGCGCCGATGGCCACCATGACGGTTCGCTTCGACCGTGCGTCGCCCGGGACGGGGGGCGGCGGGCTCAGCTGCTGGGCCATGAGCATCTCCTCGGATCCGATACACCCCCATCCTGGACGTTTTGCCCGTTTACGGCCTGCCGAGCGGCCGCGCATCGTTGGGCTCCGCGGTGACGGCCTGCATAATCGCAGGCAGTTCAAGGGGAGGGGACCGACTATGACCGGACATATGTGCCCGGAGTGCGGCAGGAGACGCGTCGGCCGAGATCCGGTCGCAGGTCAGGCACCGGACGCGCCGGTCGGCGGACCGGACGCGTGCGCGTGCGGGGCGGCCGCACCGCTCACCGGGGAGGAGCGGCGGGCGGCACGCGCGGCGGAGACCGCCGCGGCCGAGGACTTCGATCCGCTGCGGATCAGGCCGTACGTGACGCTGTCCGGCGACGGCACCACCACCGACCACGAGCGCATCGGCACCGGAACGGGAGCGGGAGCCGACGACGCCCATCGGTACGGTGCGCACCGCGACCCCGTCCACGGCCACATCGCCCCGGACCCCGCGGACACGACGATGCCGCTGTTCCTGGACGGGGCGGCAGGCGCGTCGGCGTACGGAGACGGCGCAACGTACGGAGACGGGGGCGCGGCGGCTTACGGAGCCGGCGCGGCACACGGAGCGGGGGGCGCGGCGTACGGAGCGGGGCACGCGACACCGTACGGACCCGTGGGCGCGGTCGTGGGTCCGCCGCCGGGCACCGCGAAGGGTCCGGACGAGGCCCATCGGCGCACGGCCGGCACCGGCCTCGGCCCGGACCCTGACGCCGACCCCGTCCAGCCCCGTCGGCGGCGGCCGTTCGCCGTGCTCGCCGCCGGGGCGGCGGTGGCCGCGGTGGTCGGCGCCGCGGCCTTCGCCGGGGGGCTGTTCTCCGGGGACGACGGCCGGCGGGAGGCCCTGCCGGACCTGACCACCAGCACCCCGGACGGCATGGGTGACGGACCGGCCGATTCCGCGTCGGAGTCGGCAGCCGCGTCGCCTTCGCCGTCCCGCTCGGCCCAGGCATCGCCCTCCGCGTCGGCCTCCGGCTCCGCCTCTCCGTCGAAGAGCGCGGAGCCGACCGGTTCCGCGTCCGCGTCGGCCTCACCGACCGCGACCGGCCCCTCCCCCTCGGCCTCCGGCAGGAAGCCCCCGGGCACCCCGTCGGCGGCTCCGCCCGTCCAGTCGCCGGGCCCCACGCTGCGGCCCGGCGACCATGGCCCCGAGGTGGCCGAACTGCAGAACCGCCTGAAGGAGGTCTGGCTCTACCAGGGCCCCTCGGACGCCGACTACACGGGCCGGGTCGAGGACGCCGTACGCGTCTACCAGTCGTACAAGGCCATCCAGGGCGACCCTGCGGGCGTGTACGGGCCGAACACCCGGCGCGCGCTGGAGGCGGAGACGAGCGGGCGCGGCGGCCACTGACGTACGGGATGCGCGGCGGACCGAGTCCGAGGTGGCGCCGGATCCGGTACCGAAAGTAAGGGATTCGCATTCCGGCGCGGCTTTTTGTATCGTGATGGAACAAAGTGGCCTCCGCTCGCACTCCCTGACCGGCGGGCGGGGCCGCTCTTGTACGTCATCCGCGTCACCCACGCCACCCGCGCCACCTCGCACCGGGGTGCACGCGACGCCCCCCGCGCTCAGGAGCCAGCCGATGTCGGCCACCGTCCTCACCGCAAAAGCCCTCCTTCTGGACATGGACGGCACCCTCGTGAACTCCGATGCCGTAGTGGAACGCTGCTGGCATCGCTGGGCACTGAAGCAGGGGCTCGATCCGGTGGCCGTGCTCAAGGTGGTCCACGGCCGGCAGGGGTACGCCACGATGGCCGCCCTGCTCCCGGACCGCCCCATGGAGCAGAACTACGCGGAGAACCAGGTCATGCTCGCCGAGGAGACCGCCGATGTGGACGGCGTCGTGCCGGTCGGCGGCGCACCCGCCTTCATGGCCGCGATCTCCGCGCTCCCGCACGCGCTCGTGACCTCGGCGGACGCGGCACTGGCACAGGCCCGGATGACGGCGGCGGCCCTGCCGATACCCGCCGTCCGCGTCACCGCCGAACTGGTCGGCGCCAGCAAGCCGGACCCCGAGGGCTTTCTGAAGGGCGCGGCCGAGCTGGGCTTCGACGCAGCCGACTGCATCGTGTTCGAGGACTCGGAGGCAGGCATCACGGCGGGCCGGGCGGCCGGCATGCGCGTGGTGGGGGTCGGCCCGCGAGCCGCCGCGCTGTCCCCGGACGCCCATGTCGAGGATCTGACGCAGATCCGGGTGGAAGAGGCGGCGGACGGCACGATCCGTCTGCACATCAGCGCCCACTGAGGGCTGCTCGCCGCAACCCGGAAGCCCCGGCGGGCCCTGAAACCCGCAGCCCCGCAGCCCCGCAGCCCGGAAACCCCGCAGCCGGCAAACCCCGCAGCCGGGCGACTCCGACGAGCCCGGGTGCCCGGGGCCCGGCAACCCCCTGCCCCGGGCACCCGGCCCTCGACCCCCGGGCTCCGGGCCCCGGCAACCCGGCACCACCCCGCCCGAGCCCGCCCCGGTCCCCGCCCGCGGACTCAGTCGCGGTGCAGCAGCCCGCGCGCCACCAGTTCCAGCACCAGCGCGACGGCCACCACCTGCACCGCCATCAGCGCCACGAGCACGAACAGCTGCACGGCGCCGGCCTCCACGGGTGAGGCGCCGCCCAGCAGCATGCCCACGAACGCGCCGGGCAGGGTGACGAGCCCCACCGTCCGGGTCTGGTCGAGCCCCGGCAGCAACGCGTCCGACGCCGCGGGCCTGGCGATCTCCAGCCGGGCGTCCCGGTCCTGCATCCCGAGCGCCATCCCCGCCTCCACCTCCCCGTGCCGGGTGCCGAGTTCGTCCAGCGCGCGCCGGCCACCGAGGACCGTCGCGGTGAGCGCGCCCCCGATGAGGATGCCCGTGACCGGGATCAGCGCGATGCCCCGGACAGGAACGAGACCGGTGAGCAGCAGCACGCCCACCACCGGCAGCACCCCGGCACCGATCGGCAGCGCCGCCCAGCGCCAGGCGCGATTGCCGGTGATCCGGTGCCCCGCGGTCCACACCGCCACCACGAACATCAGCGCCACGAAGCCGAGCAGGGACGCGAGCGAGTGGACCACCCAGCCGATGGCCAGGGAGACCGCGGCGAGTTGAGCCGCGGCCCGCAGCCCGGCGACGACGATCTCGCGCGAACGGCCCAGCGAGGCCCACGCGGCGACGGCGGTGGCGAACACCAGGAGTACGGCGAGGACGACCCCGAGCGTCACGGTGACCGGAAGCAGCACGCGGGCCACTTTAAAGGCTGCCCCGTCATCCCCGGCGGGCGCGCGACGACAGCCATGACACGGAGACGTCCGCGAAGGGACGGGCAGCTGCCCAGCCCAGCAACCCCCGTACGGACAACCACCGTACGACAATCAGTACAAACTCCGGACTGAACGTCAGACCGATCCGCGAGAACCCTTGATGTGACGTGCGCATGTCGTCACCCTGTTACCTGATGACCTTCTCCCGGAAACCCGGCGCCGCCACGATGGCCGGGCTTCACCAGGTCGCCAGCCCAACATCCCCCCACATCAAGGGAGTTCGCATGTCTGGTGTCTACGCGCGTCGCCTCGGCGTCGTCGTCGCATCCGCTGCCCTCGCCGCCACTTCCGCACTGCTCACCGCCCCGACCGCGCAGGCCGCCATGCCCACGCCGGTCAGCGCGTCCACCGCCCGCACCTATCTCGGCCAGCTCACGGTGGAGACCGAGGGCTCGTCCAGCGGCTACAGCCGGGACAAGTTCCCGCACTGGATCACCCAGTCGGGCGCCTGCAACACCCGCGAGGTCGTGCTGGAGCGCGACGGCACGAACGTCGAGCAGAACTCCAGCTGCGCGGCGGTCAGCGGCAGTTGGTACTCGGAGTACGACGGGGCGACCTGGACCGCCGCCTCCGACCTGGACATCGACCACATGGTCCCGCTCGCCGAGGCCTGGCGCTCCGGCGCGAGCAGCTGGACCACGGCCCAGCGCCAGTCCTTCGCCAACGACCTGACGCGCCCGCAGCTCATCGCGGTCACGGACAACGTCAACCAGTCCAAGAGCGACCAGGACCCCGGCGAGTGGCTCCCGTCGCGCAGCGCCTACCTGTGCACCTACGCCCGCGCCTGGGTGCACGTGAAGCACTACTACGACCTGAGCGTCGACTCGGCGGAGAAGAGCGCGCTGCAGTCCGTCCTGAACAACTGCTGACCCTCCAGGACAACCGCCGACCCGGCAGGACAACCGCTGACCCGCCAGGCCATCCGCCGACCGGCCGGCGGAACGACCGCTGACCCGCCGGGCGAGGCCGGCGGAACCGTTACGCCCTTCTCCGTCGTTCCGTACCGTACGGGCCGTCCACCACGGGGCCCACCCGTGGCCGGACCACCCGGCGCGGCGCGAGGAGGGCACCACATGGCCGGGCTGCGCCTGGGACCACTGCTGCGGTACGTCGACTGGGAGTCCGGTTCCCGCGCGACCGTCTGGGTCGAGACCGACCGTCCGTGCACCGTCGAGGTGCGGTGCGCGGACGGGGCGTCCGGCTCGTCCCCGACGTTCGCGGTCGCGGGGCACCACTACGCCCTGGTGGTCGTCACGGGACTGACGCCCGGCTCGACCACGGCGTACGAGGTGTTGCTCGGCACCCGGCGCGTGTGGCCGCCCGAGGAGTCCCGCTTCCCGGCGAGCACCATCACCACGCCCTCCGCCGACGCCGGGCGGCAGAGCGTGCGGGTCTCCTTCGGCTCCTGCCGCTGGGCTTCCGCGCCCGCCGGTGAGCCGGACCCGGTGGGCCCGGACGCGCTCGACACCCTGGCGGCACACCTCGCCGCCGACCCCGGCGCCGTACGCCCCGACGTGCTGCTGCTCCTCGGCGACCAGGTGTACGCGGACGAGACATCACCGGCGACCCGACGCCGGATCGCCGCGCGCCGGGACCTGGCGGAGCCGCCGGGTCCCGAAGTGGCGGACTACGAGGAGTACACCCTCCTGTACGACGAGTCCTGGCGCGACCCCGAGGTGCGCTGGCTGCTGTCCACGGTCCCCAGTTGCATGATCTTCGACGACCACGACGTCGTCGACGACTGGAACACGAGTGCCGCCTGGCAGGCGGACATCCGGGCCACGCCCTGGTGGCACGAGCGGATCGTCAGCGGGCTGATGTCGTACTGGGTCTATCAGCACCTGGGCAACCTCTCCCCCGCCGAACTGGCCGAGGACCCGCTGTACGCGGCGGTCCGGGCCACCCCCGACGGCACCGGACCACTGCGGCTCTTCGCGGCCGAGGCGGACGCCGACCCCACCCGCACACGCTGGAGCTACCGGCGTGTTTTCGGCCGAGTACGGCTGCTGATGGTGGACACCCGGGCGGCCCGCGTTCTCGACGAACAGAGCCGGGCGATGCTCGACGCCGACGAGGCCCGCTGGATGCGCGAGGAGGCGCTCGCCGACCCAGGTTCGTACGACCATCTCCTGATCGGCAGCTCGCTGCCATGGCTGCTGCCACCACTCATCCATGACGCGGAGAGCTGGAACGCCGCGCTGTGCCGCGGCGAGCGCGGAGAGCGCTGGGCACGCCTCGGGGAGAAGCTGCGCCGGGCGTCCGACCTGGAACACTGGGCCGCTTTCCCGGAGTCCTTCCGCCTGCTGACGGAGCTGCTGCGGAAGGCGGGGAGCGGTCCGGGCGCCCCGGCGACGGTATGTGTGCTATCGGGCGATGTGCACCATGCATACATCACCGAGCCCGAGTGGCCGGCCACCACGCCCGGCGGCCCTCCGGACGCCCGCATCCTGCAACTGACCTGCTCTCCCGTCCACAACTCGATCCCGGCGACGATCAGAGCGGGCTTCCGTTTCGGCTGGAGCCGGGCGGGGCGACAGCTCGGCCGGGCGCTGGCGCGGCACGGTCGCACGGGAAGCCCGCCGATGCGCTGGAGGAAGTCGGGCGGGCCATGGTTCGGCAACCAGTTGATGACGCTCACCCTGGATGGCCGGAAAGCTGCGCTGACATTGGTTCAGGCCAAAGAGAATGCCGCAGGTGCGCAGTTGGAGACCGTCCTGGAGCAATCACTCACCACCGGAGAGTAGTCAATTTTCAGCCACTCAACCGAATGTTGAACTTGCAAGTAATGGTGAGGTTTCCCTAACCTGATGCGCTCAATCGGTTCACGTCCCCACCAGACCGAAGGAGCCATCCCCCCATGCTCGAACCCCTGAACCAGGCACGGCCCTACGCGATCAGCCTGTTCCGTTTCGTCATCGGCTTCCTCCTCGCCTGCCACGGCGCCTCCTCCATCTTCGGAATCCTCGGCGGCCACATGGGCAGTGGCAGCGCCACCCCGGCCGGCACCTGGCCAACCTGGTACGCCGCCCTCATCCAGCTGATCTGCGGCACCCTGGTCGCACTCGGCCTCGGAACCCGCGCCGCCGCCTTCGTCGCCTCCGGCGCGATGGCGTACGCGTACTTCTCGGTGCACCAGTCGCAGTCGTTCCTCCCCCTCCAGAACGGCGGCGAGGCCGCGGCGTTCTTCAGCTGGGCGTTCCTGCTGCTGGTCTTCACGGGCCCCGGTGCCGTGGCCCTGGACCGGCTGTTCTCCGCACGGGCCGAGAGCGCCCGCCGGGAGGAGCACCCGCGCAACCACGCGGCCGTCACACTCTGACCCGACCCCGACCGGGGTGCGGCGCCCGGCTCCTCCGCGACGGCGGGGAGGTGCCGGGCGCCGGCCGCCCCCACGAGCGGGGCCGGCCGGCGTCACACCCGCCCGGACGCCCCGAACGGCACCGAGAAGCAGGCGACCCGGGCCCCCGCGCCGCCCTGCACGTCGTGAATGATCACCGACCGCGCTCCCCCCTCCCGGAACCCCCAGCCGTGCCGGGCGCGCGCCGAGCCGTTCCCGTGCCGATCGGTCCGGAAGTCGAGCCAGACCTCATTGGCCGGGTCCGCGGTCTCCGAGGCCCGGTGCTGATAGTGCGGCCCCGCGGCCTTCGGGTCGGCGCCGCAGGGGGAGGTGTGCACATGCATCCCGTACGCACGGTGCGGTACGAGCCCACGCAGCCGTGCCGCGACCCGGGTGCCCGAGCCGTCCGACCGCTGCTCGACCTCGATCCAGGCCGCCGCGGGGACCAGGTTCATGTCGTACGTGAGGGCACGGGACGGAAGGAACGCGCCGGGCGGGGCGAACCGGGCCGAGGTCCGCATGTCGTATCCGGTCCCGTCACCGCCCGCCGCACGACCACGACCGTCCCCCGCACCCTCCGCACCGCTGATCCCCTCCGCACCGCTGATCCTCTCCGCACGGCTGATCCCCTCCGCACGGCTCACCCCGCCCGCACCGTGGGCACCATCCGCACCGGACACCCCCTCCGCACCGCTGACCCCGCCGGTCGCCAGCACCAGGGCCGTGGCCACCGCCAGCGCCGCTGTTCCCGCTCGCCCCACCCGTACCGCTGCTCGAACCGTCATCCGCTGCTCCTCGCTCTCGCCGGGCCCTTCCCTCCGGCCCTAACGACAGCGACCTCCCAAGGTGTACGTGAGCTGCACAACATCACCCACTACTGGCGATCTCCGGGTGAACGGCGGGCGTACGCTGTACAGCTGGCCCTGCCGCCCCTGCCGCTCCCCTGCGACGTCGCGGCGTTGACACGAAATCGGGGAGTAGTAAGTGCTTGAGAGTGTGGGCGCGCTGACCAGCAGCCCATGGATCTACGCGGTGGTCGCACTCTCGGTGCTTCTGGACGTCTTCGTGCCCCTCCTGCCCAGTGGCGTCCTGGTGATCACCGCCGCCACGGCGGCCGCCGCGGGCTCCACCACGGTCGGCGCCGGGGAAGCGGCCCATCAGGTGCCGTCGCTGCTCGTACTGACCCTGAGCGCGGCCACCGCCTCGGTGCTCGGCGACCTCGTCGCGTACCGCCTCGCCTGGCGGGGCGGCGAACGGCTGGACCGCGCCATAGCCCGCTCTCGACGCCTCACCACGGCGCAGGAACGTCTCGGCGCGGCGCTCAGCCGTGGCGGCGGCGCACTCGTCGTCGTCGCCCGGTTCGCCCCGGCGGGCCGCTCGGTGGTCTCACTGGGCGCGGGCGCCGCCCACCGCAAGGCGAAGGAATTCCTGCCGTGGTCGGCGCTGGCCGGTGTGGCCTGGGCGGGCTACAGCGTGGGGCTCGGCTACTTCGGCGGTCAGTGGCTGGGCGCCACGTGGTTCGGCACGGCGGTCTCGGTGCTCGCACTGTTCGTGGCGGGCTCGCTGGCGGCACTCGTGGTGCGCCGCCCGGCCGCCATGGCCGACCCCGTACAGGCACAGGTACCGGCGGGAACCGCACCGGCATCTCCGGCTCCGGCCAACTCCTGACAGCAGTCGCGTCACGCCCGCGGGGCGCCACGCACCTCCAGCCCGTCGAGCAGCTTCATCGTGGCGGCGGTGATCTCGGCGACGGCCCGGTCGAAGACCTCCTGATTGTGCGCGGCGGGCGCCCGGAACCCGGACACCTTGCGTACGTACTGAAGGGCGGCGGCGCGCATGTCGTCCTCGGTGGCCTCTTCGGGCATGGCCGGCGGACGTAGGGTCTTGATGCTTCGGCACATACCTCCAGTGTGTACCGCACCACTGACAACGGCTTCGCCGCTCCTCACCGCCCCCGGACCTCCCGCGCCCGCGCACTCACGGTGCGGTGACGGTGACGATGTGTCCCTGGGCATCGACGGTGAGGGCCACGCGCTCGACGCGGTTCGTCACGGCCACCCCCAGCCACACGACGCTCCACAGCATGCAGGAGAAGACCGCCAGAATGGCGTGCAGCACATGGTTCACCGGCTGCCCGCGCACGAGCACCACCTGCGCCCCGGACCGTGACTCCACCCGCCACCCGCTCGCGATCCGCTGGTTGACCACCCAGTCGAGGATGAGGCCGCGCTGCGTGGCGTCGGGCGGCTCACCGTTCGCGGCGTAGTAGCCGGGAGGCGGTTCGATGGAAGCGCCTCCCCGTGGCGCACGTCGGAGCTTCACGGGGATCACCTCCAGGTTTCGAGGTCGCCGCCTCGCCACTCGATCAGGTCCGGCTGATCCAGTTCCACAGCCTCGTCCGCACCCGCGGCGAGTCCCGCCTCCCTGAGCAGCGCGGCGACATCGCCCCGCCCGTGTGCCAGTCCCACGATCTGACCGCGCACGGTCACTCGCCGCCCACCGGTAGGCGAAGGCGGATGAACGATCACGGGCGGATGTCCGGCCATGCCTCCACGGTGCCTTGAGCACAGCCGGACCGCATCCCGGCGGGGAGGGACCGCGCACCGGCCGGGACGGGGGCCGGTCCGTCCGCGGTCACCCGTCGTGGAACCGGGCAGCGGATTCACCGGCCGGTGGTTCGCCGTGGAGATAGCGGCGCGGGGACGTGCCCACCGTCCGCCGGAACGCCGCGAGGAAGGCGCTCGGTGTCGCGTACCCCACGATGTGCGCGACCCGGGAGACGGGCAGGCCCTCGGCCAGGAGCGGCAGGGCCGCCCGCAGCCGCACATGGGTGCGCCAGCGGTCGAAGCTCATTCCGGTGTCCTGGACGAACAGCCGGGTCAGGGTGCGTCGGCTCACCCCGACGGCCCGTGCGTGCGCCTCAAGACTCCGCAGGTCGGCGGGGTTGGCGAGCAGCGCTTCGGCCACCGCGTGAACCCGGTCGTCGTCGGGCTCCGGCACATCGATGGGTGTCGCCGGCAAGGGGCGCAGCAGGTCCAGCACCACCGCCTCGCCCCGCAGCCGCTCATCGTCGGGAAGGTCGTTCCGGCCGAGATAGTCGATCAGGTGGGCCAGCAGTCCGTCCACACCGACCGGGGTGGGTTCCGCCCAGTTCTGAGCGCACCGGTCCGGCTCGAAGTAGAGGCTGCACAGTGTCGCGTCCCGGGTCGCGCCGGTCCGGTGGACGACCCCTGCGGGCAGCCACAGCGCCCGTGTGCGTGGCAGGACCCAGTAGGCATCGCCGACGGAGACGCCGAGCACTCCGCGCCTCGCCCAGGCAAGCTGGTGCTGCGGGTGACTGTGCGAGACGAACCACTGCCCGGACACCAGCGGAAAGCTCCCGACAACGATCGCGCCCACCCCGGCGGGAACGGCCCCCATGTCGCTCTCAGTCATGCGCTCCACCGTATGTCCTCACCGTGTCCTCAACGCGATATGCCCTGGCCCTGGAGCGGATTGAGGCCTGCGCGTCCCGTACGTAGCGTCGCCCTCATGCCGAAAACTCGTCCAACACCCCTTGTTCGCCCACGCAGTTCACACCGCCCGCCCGCCGGGACAGGGAACCCGGCATGACTGCGGTGCCGAGCGCGGCGGCCACCGCCACCGGCCGCCGTGGACCGGCGCTGGTCGTGCTCTGCTTCGTTCAGTTCATGCTCGTTCTCGACGACAACGTGGTGAGCGTCGCGCTTCCCAGCATCCGGGACGACCTGGGCTTCGGCACCGGCGGCCTGGCATGGGTCGTCAACGCCTATTTCCTCGCCTTCGGCGGGCTGTTGCTGCTGTTCGGCCGTATGGCGGACCTGTTGGGCCGCAGACGTGTCTTCCTGATGGGTGTGGCGCTGTTCGGTGGAGCGAGTCTCCTCTGCGGGTTCGCACAGGAGCCCTGGCAGCTCGTGGCGGGCCGGTTCGTCCAGGGTGCGGGAGCGGCCATGGCGAGCCCGTCCTCGCTGGCGCTGATCGCGCTCCTGTTCCCGGGGGACAAGGAGCGCGCCAGGGCACTCAGCATCTGGGGCGGTATCGCGGCTCTGGGCGCCTCGCTGGGCCTGGTGATCTCCGGTGTGCTGACCGGGCTCACGTCCTGGCGCTGGATCTTCCTGATCAACCTGCCGGTGGCCCTCACCGCTCTGGCACTGCTCCCACGCCTGGTCCCGGAAAGCCGCGCCGGTCGCGCGGTACACCTCGACGTACCCGGTGCGGTACTGGGCACCGGAGCCGTACTGTCCCTGGTCTACGGCCTGCTCCGGGCCGGGGACTCGGGCTGGGGCCACCTGACCGCGGTCGGCCCCCTGGTTCTCGCCCTGGTACTGGCGGTCGCGTTCGCGGCGGTCGAGGCGCGCGCCGCCGAACCACTGGTGCCTCTGTCGTTCCTGTCCTTCCGCGTCCGCGCGGTCGCCAACGGGGCGACCCTGTTGTTCTCCGCCGCTTTCTACGCAATGGCCTTCCTGCTGATGGTGCATCTCCAGACCACCATCGGCTACGGCCCTCTCACGGCGGGACTCGCCTACCTGCCCTTCGGAGCCGGCATCCTCACCGGAATGTGGCTCTCCGCCCGCGCCGTGGACAGGCTCGGGACGCGCCCGGCTCTCGTCGTGTCGTTCCTGATCAGCGCGGTCGGACTGCTGTTGCTGTCCGGCATCACGCCGGAGGACGGTTACGTCCCGGGGGTACTGCCCGGCCTGCTCGTCACAAGCCTCGGCTGCGGCCTGAGCCTGCCCGCTCTGACCGTGGCCGCCCTCACCGGCACCACCGAGGACGACGCCGGCCTCGGCTCGGCCGTCCTGAGCTCGGTCCAACAGGTCGGTGGTGCGGTCGGGTTGGCAGTACTGGTCAGCCTGTCCACACGCCGCAGCGAGGCCCTGGCCACGGAGAACGGCCCCCTGCACGCCGCGACGGAAGGCTTCTCGTACGCGCTCAGGATCGCCGCCGCGCTCCTCGTGGTCGGCGCCGTACTCATCACCGCCGCGCTCAGGAAGAGCCGTTCCCCGGC encodes:
- a CDS encoding MFS transporter, which produces MTAVPSAAATATGRRGPALVVLCFVQFMLVLDDNVVSVALPSIRDDLGFGTGGLAWVVNAYFLAFGGLLLLFGRMADLLGRRRVFLMGVALFGGASLLCGFAQEPWQLVAGRFVQGAGAAMASPSSLALIALLFPGDKERARALSIWGGIAALGASLGLVISGVLTGLTSWRWIFLINLPVALTALALLPRLVPESRAGRAVHLDVPGAVLGTGAVLSLVYGLLRAGDSGWGHLTAVGPLVLALVLAVAFAAVEARAAEPLVPLSFLSFRVRAVANGATLLFSAAFYAMAFLLMVHLQTTIGYGPLTAGLAYLPFGAGILTGMWLSARAVDRLGTRPALVVSFLISAVGLLLLSGITPEDGYVPGVLPGLLVTSLGCGLSLPALTVAALTGTTEDDAGLGSAVLSSVQQVGGAVGLAVLVSLSTRRSEALATENGPLHAATEGFSYALRIAAALLVVGAVLITAALRKSRSPASGRQSGPSG
- a CDS encoding DedA family protein, whose amino-acid sequence is MLESVGALTSSPWIYAVVALSVLLDVFVPLLPSGVLVITAATAAAAGSTTVGAGEAAHQVPSLLVLTLSAATASVLGDLVAYRLAWRGGERLDRAIARSRRLTTAQERLGAALSRGGGALVVVARFAPAGRSVVSLGAGAAHRKAKEFLPWSALAGVAWAGYSVGLGYFGGQWLGATWFGTAVSVLALFVAGSLAALVVRRPAAMADPVQAQVPAGTAPASPAPANS
- a CDS encoding DUF2277 domain-containing protein, translated to MCRSIKTLRPPAMPEEATEDDMRAAALQYVRKVSGFRAPAAHNQEVFDRAVAEITAATMKLLDGLEVRGAPRA
- a CDS encoding helix-turn-helix domain-containing protein, with amino-acid sequence MTESDMGAVPAGVGAIVVGSFPLVSGQWFVSHSHPQHQLAWARRGVLGVSVGDAYWVLPRTRALWLPAGVVHRTGATRDATLCSLYFEPDRCAQNWAEPTPVGVDGLLAHLIDYLGRNDLPDDERLRGEAVVLDLLRPLPATPIDVPEPDDDRVHAVAEALLANPADLRSLEAHARAVGVSRRTLTRLFVQDTGMSFDRWRTHVRLRAALPLLAEGLPVSRVAHIVGYATPSAFLAAFRRTVGTSPRRYLHGEPPAGESAARFHDG
- a CDS encoding superoxide dismutase family protein → MTVRAAVRVGRAGTAALAVATALVLATGGVSGAEGVSGADGAHGAGGVSRAEGISRAERISGAEGISGAEGAGDGRGRAAGGDGTGYDMRTSARFAPPGAFLPSRALTYDMNLVPAAAWIEVEQRSDGSGTRVAARLRGLVPHRAYGMHVHTSPCGADPKAAGPHYQHRASETADPANEVWLDFRTDRHGNGSARARHGWGFREGGARSVIIHDVQGGAGARVACFSVPFGASGRV
- a CDS encoding DoxX family protein; this encodes MLEPLNQARPYAISLFRFVIGFLLACHGASSIFGILGGHMGSGSATPAGTWPTWYAALIQLICGTLVALGLGTRAAAFVASGAMAYAYFSVHQSQSFLPLQNGGEAAAFFSWAFLLLVFTGPGAVALDRLFSARAESARREEHPRNHAAVTL
- a CDS encoding alkaline phosphatase D family protein, with protein sequence MAGLRLGPLLRYVDWESGSRATVWVETDRPCTVEVRCADGASGSSPTFAVAGHHYALVVVTGLTPGSTTAYEVLLGTRRVWPPEESRFPASTITTPSADAGRQSVRVSFGSCRWASAPAGEPDPVGPDALDTLAAHLAADPGAVRPDVLLLLGDQVYADETSPATRRRIAARRDLAEPPGPEVADYEEYTLLYDESWRDPEVRWLLSTVPSCMIFDDHDVVDDWNTSAAWQADIRATPWWHERIVSGLMSYWVYQHLGNLSPAELAEDPLYAAVRATPDGTGPLRLFAAEADADPTRTRWSYRRVFGRVRLLMVDTRAARVLDEQSRAMLDADEARWMREEALADPGSYDHLLIGSSLPWLLPPLIHDAESWNAALCRGERGERWARLGEKLRRASDLEHWAAFPESFRLLTELLRKAGSGPGAPATVCVLSGDVHHAYITEPEWPATTPGGPPDARILQLTCSPVHNSIPATIRAGFRFGWSRAGRQLGRALARHGRTGSPPMRWRKSGGPWFGNQLMTLTLDGRKAALTLVQAKENAAGAQLETVLEQSLTTGE